A single Garra rufa chromosome 9, GarRuf1.0, whole genome shotgun sequence DNA region contains:
- the LOC141343338 gene encoding nuclear factor 7, ovary-like encodes MASAEELSCPVCHEIFKDPVVLSCSHSVCEECLQQFWRIKKTQECPVCRRRSSKDYPPCNLVLKNLCESLLKERNKRRPSGSEEICSLHSEKLKLFCLEDKQPTCVVCFTSQQHINHTFRPINEVASSYKVELNTALKSLQEKLKHKENIKGEFEKTVQHIKSQAKNTERQIKQQFEKLHQFLRDEEEATISALREEEEQKKQMMKEKLEEMNRHISALSHTIKDMEEMMKASDVCFLKEFPVSMERVQISQPDPQTPSGALIDVPRYLGNLPFRVWKKMQDIVQNTPVILDPNTANPDLNLSDDLTSVRHSENKQSLPDNPERFDCYECVLGSEGFHSGTHCWDVEVKGCSQWCLGVTTASNQRKGCDFFKSGAWSVTYGPFRLPGFHIKHKLQRVRIHLDYNKGMVSFSDPLTNTYLIRFTTTFTDTVFPFFCCYERLTHLKILPVQIFVTTENK; translated from the exons ATGGCTTCTGCAGAAGAACTTTCTTGTCCAGTATGTCATGAAATCTTCAAGGATCCTGTTGTTTTATCATGTAGTCACAGTGTCTGTGAAGAGTGTCTTCAACAGTTCTGGAGAATCAAGAAGACTCAGGAGTGTCCCGTCTGCAGGAGAAGATCCTCAAAAGATTATCCTCCATGTAATCTAGTGTTAAAAAACTTGTGTGAGTCGCTTCTGAAGGAGAGAAATAAGAGGCGTCCGTCAGGATCTGAGGAGATCTGCAGTTTACACAGCgagaaactcaaactcttctGTCTGGAGGACAAACAGCCTACATGTGTGGTGTGTTTTACTTCCCAACAACACATCAATCACACATTCAGACCGATCAATGAAGTGGCTTCATCATATAAG GTGGAGCTCAATACAGCACTGAAGTCCTTACAAGAGAAACTTAAACATAAAGAAAACATTAAAGGAGAATTTGAGAAAACTGTTCAACACATAAAG TCTCAAGCTAAAAACACAGAGCGTCAGATTAAACAGCAGTTTGAGAagcttcatcagtttctcagagatgaagaagaagctacaatcagtgcactgagggaggaagaggagcagaagaagcagatgatgaaggagaagctggaggagatgaacagacacatctcagctctttcacacacaatcaaagacatggaggagatgatgaaagccagtgatgtctgctttctaaag gagtttccagtctcaatggaaag agtccagatctcacagccggatccacagacgccttctggagctttgattGATGTGCCACGGTACTTGGGCAACCTGCcgttcagagtctggaagaagatgcaggaCATCGTCCAGAACA CTCCGGTGATTTTGGATCCAAACACTGCGAATCCAGATCTCAACCTGTCTGATGATCTGACCAGTGTGAGACACAGTGAGAACAAACAGTCACTTCCTGATAACCCAGAGAGATTTGACTGTTATGAATGTGTTCTAGGTTCAGAGGGTTTTCACTCAGGAACACACTGCTGGGATGTGGAGGTTAAAGGGTGTTCACAGTGGTGTCTGGGAGTAACTACAGCATCGAACCAACGGAAGGGGTGTGATTTCTTTAAAAGTGGAGCCTGGAGTGTGACGTACGGGCCGTTTCGACTGCCTGGTTTTCATATTAAACACAAGCTACAGAGGGTGAGAATTCATCTGGACTATAACAAAGGAATGGTGTCATTCTCTGATCCTCTAACTAACACGTATCTAATCAGATTCACAACCACCTTCACTGACACTGTCTTTCCATTCTTCTGTTGTTATGAAAGACTTAcccatctgaaaattttaccagtTCAAATTTTTGTAACAACAGAAAATAAGTGA